GCGCGCGCTCGAGGAATGGCGGCCTACGGGCTGACGGCCTACTCCGAGCGCGCACCCCGCGACATAACGATCTCCTCCCCGTCGTCACCGAAGCCACGCAACTCGAGGGCCAACTGATCGCCCTCGCCGGGCACGAAGAGCATGTGACCGTCTTCCGTGCCGACCAGCTCTCCATCCCGATAGTGGCCGAGCAGGAACGCGTGTAGGCCCAGCGGGACCAGCTGGAATCCCCACGCGTCTTCGTCCACCTCTCCTTCATCGGAGACCCCGGCCCAGGATCCTTCCAGGTACTCCTCACCAGCCCATACGCGGATGACCGACCTCTCGCCTCCGTCGTAGGACGCCATCTGGTAGGTGCCCTCGTACCGGGACCAGTCCTCGCGGTCCAGGTCATAGGGCTCCCAAGCGGGCACGTCGAGGCGGAATGGGATCGACATCGTGCCCCAACGCAGCCGCAGGGTGGCGTGGTCCGGCCTCACCACCGGGAAGTCGAACGTGAGCACCTCCGCGAAGTCTCCCTCCCCCGGCGAGACGGCGTACTCCGCCACGTAGGTGTCCGCCTGCGGATGAACCGTGTGGAATAGCCGCGGCTCGCTGCTCACGACCAAGGTCCAGCCGTCGGGCTGGGGGATCAGCCACAAGGAGTACTTGCCCGCCTCCAGAGGGTGGCCGTCCAGCTCCACCGCTTGGTCCACCTCGAGCGTAGTGGCCATGTTGGCGCCGGGCGTCCACACCTCGCCCCAGTGCACCACCCCTCCGAACAGCGGATCGCGGCCGCGCGCCTGCGGGCGCGCGTAGTCCACCTCGATGCGCGTCCCGTTGACCACTTGTGTGATGGTCGATCGCTCGCTGGCTTTCACCTGGGCGGCCAGGTCGGCGCCGAGGCCGGCGGTTGCGATGGCCGCCAGCGCACCCCACTTCGCCACGCTGCCTCTGGGCATTCGACTCCTCCTGAGGTTGAGTTCTCGGCCGCCCACGGGTCGTCGTCCTACTCGATCCTCTCCAGCTCGAACCAGGGCTGGTTGCGGATGCCGATGATCACCGCGCTGGTTGCCGTGCCCTCTTCCATTGCGAAGATCATGGGCTCGTCCTCGACCTGGAACAGCTTGCCGTCGCGTAGCCAGGCCACCTTGAAGCGGTCGGGACGGGCGGTCGGGATGAGCGTGAACTGCGCGTTGCTCCACTGCGGGATCGTGGCCAGCAGCTGGCCCTCGTGGGCGGCGATGCTCAGCTTCATGTCGCGCGGTCCCGCGGCGGAGTTGGTGTGCCCCTCGTACGCACCGAGGAAGGGGGCCATTTCCTCTTCGGACATGGTGAACGCCAGCAAGCTGGGCTCCACGCCGACGGGCACGTCGATCGCCGTGCTCCCCCAATGCATGCGGAGCACGCCGCCGTCGGGACTCACGGCCGGGAAGGAGAACGTCAGCACCTCCGCGTAGTGGTCCGCCTCCGTCGGCGCGATCGGCACGCTGATCTGGAACTCGTCGGTCTCCGGGTACTCCCCCGTGTGGAACAGGCGCGGATTCGGGTGCAGGTGGACGAGCCATTCCTCCGGCTGCGCCTGCATCCACATGGAGTACTTGCCGGCCGGAAGCAGCTTGCCGGCGAACTCGATCGGGCCCGACGCCTCGACGGTGGTCGCCCAGTTCGCCCCCGGCGTCCACAAGTATCCCCAATCGACGAGGCCGCCGAACAGGGGCGAGCGGCCGCGCGCCTGCGGTCGTGAGTACTCCACGGTCAGCACGGTGCCGTCGATGGTCTGGGTCACCGAACCGATCTCGCTGGCCTTTATCTGGGCGGCTCCCGGCCGGGGCGCCACAAAAGTGACCGCCAGTGCGACGGCCGCGGCGTACGTTCCAATGCGACAGAGCTGGGTCATTCCGTTCCTCCTGTTGGGTAACTGCGCGCGCCTGGGGCGAGCGATCCGCCGAAGGCATTTGACGCGCGCCGGTGGGTCCCGGTCAAGTCCCGGGTTGGTCGATCGGGCCCTCGCCGCTCGCCAGGACCACGGGCGCGAGCGCCGCCAGCTCGTTCCTACCCGCAATGTCCAGCTTACGGT
The genomic region above belongs to Gemmatimonadota bacterium and contains:
- a CDS encoding DUF2911 domain-containing protein, which encodes MPRGSVAKWGALAAIATAGLGADLAAQVKASERSTITQVVNGTRIEVDYARPQARGRDPLFGGVVHWGEVWTPGANMATTLEVDQAVELDGHPLEAGKYSLWLIPQPDGWTLVVSSEPRLFHTVHPQADTYVAEYAVSPGEGDFAEVLTFDFPVVRPDHATLRLRWGTMSIPFRLDVPAWEPYDLDREDWSRYEGTYQMASYDGGERSVIRVWAGEEYLEGSWAGVSDEGEVDEDAWGFQLVPLGLHAFLLGHYRDGELVGTEDGHMLFVPGEGDQLALELRGFGDDGEEIVMSRGARSE
- a CDS encoding DUF2911 domain-containing protein, with translation MTQLCRIGTYAAAVALAVTFVAPRPGAAQIKASEIGSVTQTIDGTVLTVEYSRPQARGRSPLFGGLVDWGYLWTPGANWATTVEASGPIEFAGKLLPAGKYSMWMQAQPEEWLVHLHPNPRLFHTGEYPETDEFQISVPIAPTEADHYAEVLTFSFPAVSPDGGVLRMHWGSTAIDVPVGVEPSLLAFTMSEEEMAPFLGAYEGHTNSAAGPRDMKLSIAAHEGQLLATIPQWSNAQFTLIPTARPDRFKVAWLRDGKLFQVEDEPMIFAMEEGTATSAVIIGIRNQPWFELERIE